A DNA window from Streptomyces canus contains the following coding sequences:
- a CDS encoding AsnC family protein: protein MPFRRVASVLGVSAQTVARRYRRLCADSGLRVVGRGRTLTRRVSPSGWYG from the coding sequence GTGCCGTTCCGTCGGGTCGCCTCGGTGCTGGGCGTCTCGGCACAGACGGTCGCGCGGCGGTACCGGCGGCTGTGCGCGGACTCCGGACTGCGGGTGGTGGGTCGTGGACGAACCCTCACCAGGCGCGTCTCACCCAGTGGTTGGTACGGCTGA
- a CDS encoding DUF6230 family protein, with protein sequence MASSVGTISETPESGSTPEASDRPARRGRVRGRRAAIMAVPAVAITAGLAILTAEGALGVQFAISGMPFTVTATELKGTGFEQFGGLDNMADNSPNAGDTGGQVLVVTSAIKRATLTKLCQSVDLGGTNLLIKAGQGDKKVEATDLTTDSTELSGNASFDNIEIGNDASTLTKAGVKGPIGVFSQQADTVYIGDLRQTNYATTAGVFKLPGLKLSFSSTGC encoded by the coding sequence ATGGCCTCGTCCGTCGGCACCATCTCCGAGACCCCCGAAAGCGGTTCCACCCCGGAAGCCTCCGACAGACCCGCCAGACGCGGGCGGGTCCGGGGACGCCGGGCCGCGATCATGGCCGTGCCGGCCGTCGCGATCACCGCGGGTCTCGCGATCCTGACCGCCGAGGGCGCTCTGGGCGTCCAGTTCGCCATCTCCGGCATGCCCTTCACGGTCACCGCGACGGAGCTCAAGGGCACCGGGTTCGAGCAGTTCGGCGGGCTCGACAACATGGCGGACAACAGCCCGAACGCCGGCGACACCGGCGGCCAGGTACTGGTCGTCACCTCCGCCATCAAGCGCGCGACCCTCACCAAGCTGTGCCAGAGCGTCGACCTGGGCGGCACCAACCTGCTCATCAAGGCGGGCCAGGGAGACAAGAAGGTCGAGGCGACCGATCTGACCACGGACTCGACCGAGCTGTCGGGTAACGCCTCCTTCGACAACATCGAGATCGGCAACGACGCCAGCACCCTCACCAAGGCGGGCGTGAAGGGGCCCATCGGCGTCTTCAGCCAGCAGGCCGACACGGTGTACATCGGCGACCTGCGGCAGACCAACTACGCCACCACGGCAGGTGTGTTCAAGCTGCCCGGCCTCAAGCTCAGCTTCAGCAGCACGGGTTGCTGA
- a CDS encoding DUF6114 domain-containing protein has product MESQEPVSGREPEGVRQPVARQDAFTRWVYGRPFFGGLWLTLGGAWILLTMKASVKVVLHVGMQGVAGYLLPTLMVLLGLLILFSPDQRLFYSITGVLISMGTWVTSNLGGFMVGLLLGVAGSVLTFGWLPDQDPRVSRRERRERGREAERSATGTDPGQPGPAAATAQAGMVSGTPQATQ; this is encoded by the coding sequence ATGGAGAGCCAGGAGCCGGTGAGCGGACGCGAGCCCGAGGGCGTACGGCAGCCTGTGGCCCGCCAGGACGCGTTCACCCGCTGGGTGTACGGACGCCCCTTCTTCGGTGGACTGTGGCTCACCCTGGGCGGGGCATGGATCCTGCTCACCATGAAGGCCTCGGTGAAGGTCGTCCTGCATGTGGGGATGCAGGGAGTGGCGGGCTACCTCCTGCCGACCCTGATGGTGCTGCTGGGGCTGCTGATCCTCTTCAGCCCCGACCAGCGCCTGTTCTACTCGATCACCGGCGTCCTGATCTCCATGGGCACCTGGGTCACCTCGAACCTGGGCGGCTTCATGGTCGGCCTCCTGCTGGGGGTCGCGGGGAGCGTCCTGACCTTCGGCTGGCTGCCCGACCAGGACCCGCGGGTGAGCCGCCGCGAGCGGCGCGAGCGGGGCCGGGAGGCGGAGCGGTCCGCTACCGGTACCGACCCGGGGCAGCCCGGTCCCGCGGCAGCCACGGCGCAGGCCGGGATGGTCTCCGGTACACCGCAGGCCACCCAGTAG
- a CDS encoding Tat pathway signal sequence domain protein: MRMRSLLSLTAAAAAFALPVAVAASAPAAAADVAVLTTGGVGGTNVAEGTAISASLAEGTTATLYSSATGTSGISCSASTFTATVDGNPTAPGTATESLTGQTFSNCTSNVVGVLGVTSITVNNLPYTTAVSSDGSVAVTPASGTTIQTTVVLRTLLGSVSCVYQAASGLSGTADNTDNSIKFANQQFSRTSGSSLCPASGFWTAKYSPVTASGEAVYVN; this comes from the coding sequence ATGCGTATGCGTTCTCTGCTCTCCCTCACCGCCGCTGCCGCCGCCTTCGCGCTTCCCGTGGCCGTGGCCGCGTCCGCCCCCGCCGCCGCGGCCGACGTCGCGGTTCTCACCACCGGCGGGGTCGGCGGCACCAACGTCGCCGAGGGCACGGCCATCAGTGCGTCCCTGGCCGAGGGGACCACCGCGACCCTCTACTCCAGCGCGACGGGCACCAGCGGGATCAGCTGCTCGGCCTCCACGTTCACGGCCACGGTCGACGGCAACCCGACCGCCCCGGGTACCGCCACCGAGTCCCTGACCGGGCAGACCTTCAGCAACTGCACCTCGAACGTGGTCGGCGTCCTCGGCGTCACCAGCATCACGGTGAACAACCTGCCGTACACCACCGCCGTGTCCTCCGACGGTTCCGTCGCCGTGACCCCGGCGAGCGGTACCACCATCCAGACCACCGTCGTGCTGCGCACCCTGCTGGGCAGCGTCAGCTGTGTCTACCAGGCGGCGTCCGGCCTGTCCGGCACGGCCGACAACACCGACAACAGCATCAAGTTCGCCAACCAGCAGTTCAGCCGGACGTCCGGTTCCTCGCTGTGCCCCGCCAGCGGTTTCTGGACCGCGAAGTACAGCCCGGTGACCGCGAGCGGCGAGGCGGTCTACGTCAACTGA
- a CDS encoding Type 1 glutamine amidotransferase-like domain-containing protein, with protein MAPEPTIVATSGGHRTGGRTMVSFHALVHHAVDLSGAHGRRPRVMYVGTAIGDAEHFTARMHEAARVAGFDLTPLQLFPMPNLDDAEGTVLEQDVVWVMGGSVANLLAVWRVHGIDRVLRRAWEAGVVLSGVSAGSLCWFEGGTTDSYGPELRPLTDALGFLPYGNGVHYDSDPGRRPLVHRLVADGTLPTTHCTDDGVGLVYRGTELVEAVTEVPGKGAYVVRRDGGTAVEERVEPRRLPGV; from the coding sequence ATGGCCCCAGAACCGACCATCGTCGCCACCTCCGGAGGACACCGCACCGGTGGTCGCACCATGGTGTCGTTCCACGCGCTGGTGCACCACGCCGTGGATCTGTCGGGCGCCCACGGCCGCAGGCCGCGCGTGATGTACGTCGGCACGGCCATCGGGGACGCCGAACACTTCACGGCACGAATGCACGAGGCGGCCCGGGTGGCCGGCTTCGACCTCACCCCGCTCCAGCTCTTCCCCATGCCCAACCTGGACGACGCCGAGGGCACCGTCCTGGAGCAGGACGTGGTGTGGGTCATGGGCGGCTCGGTGGCGAACCTGCTCGCCGTGTGGCGGGTGCACGGGATCGACCGCGTCCTGCGCAGGGCCTGGGAGGCCGGGGTGGTGCTCAGCGGGGTCAGCGCGGGCTCCCTGTGCTGGTTCGAGGGCGGCACCACCGACTCGTACGGCCCCGAACTCCGCCCGCTCACCGACGCGTTGGGCTTCCTGCCGTACGGGAACGGCGTGCACTACGACAGCGACCCGGGCCGTCGCCCCCTGGTCCACCGGCTCGTCGCGGACGGCACCCTGCCCACCACCCACTGCACGGACGACGGCGTGGGACTGGTCTACCGCGGCACCGAACTCGTCGAGGCCGTCACCGAGGTGCCCGGAAAGGGCGCCTACGTCGTACGTCGCGACGGCGGGACGGCGGTCGAGGAACGCGTCGAACCGCGCAGGCTGCCCGGCGTCTGA